The Bacteroidia bacterium sequence AATCCATAATTAAAATGATGATAAAAAACCTGACAAACGTAAGAGGTATAAAATGCTGGGGATCGCATACAGGCGTGAAATCGCTGCGCAGAGACCTGGCATTGATCTATTCGGAAGTGCCGGCAAGTGCGGCTGCCGTTTTCACCCAAAACAAGGTGCCGGCCGAACCCATTAAAATTTCGCGTGAAAATATTAAAACCGGAATTGCACAAGCCATTGTGGTAAATGCCGGAAATGCCAATGCCTGCACCGGCAAACAGGGTTACGAAGGCGCAAAAGCTATGGTAAAAACGGCAGCAGAAATGTTGAATATTAAAGAAACCTCGGTGCTTGTGGCCTCTACGGGTATTATTGGTGAGCCTTTCCCTACAGAAAATATTGTGGAGGGGATCAGGGATATTGTATTTAAATTAAGCAATAAGTCAAATGCCGGATCTTTTGCCGCCAACGCCATTTTAACAACTGACACTTTTGCAAAAGAAGGCTTCCTGGAATTTGAAGTTGATGGCCGGGAAATTAATATGGCCGGAATTGCAAAAGGTTCCGGAATGATCCATCCAAATATGGCAACTATGCTCGCCTTTATTGTGACAGATATTGCCATTTCACCGGCTTTGCTACAGAAAGCAGTAAAGGATACTGTGGACGAAACTTTCAACATGATCACGGTAGACGGGGATACTTCTACCAGTGACATGGTGGTGGTGCTGGCAAACGGGATGGCCGAAAATGAAGTGATAGAATCGGAGGGCGATGATAATTACACGATATTTTTGCGAAAGCTGCGGGAAATGATGCAGCACCTTGCCAAGCTTATTATCTCGGATGGCGAAGGGGCTTCAAAGCTCATTACGTATCATGTGGTAAATGCTCCGGAAAAAATAATAGCCCGGAAAATTTGCCGTGCCATTTCAAGTTCAGCGCTGGTAAAAACAGCCATGTTTGGGCGCGACCCGAATTGGGGTCGTATCGTTTGTGCCGCAGGCAATGCCGAAGTGCCTTTTGATTATGAGGAGGTAGATCTTTATATGGGCGATGAAAAAAAACTCATCCAGGTACTGGCACTGGGAACACCGCTGGACTACGACCGGAATTATATGAAAAAGCTCCTTCGCGAATCCCATATTTATGTAAAGCTGGATTTGCACAACGGAGACGCTTCAGCCACTGCCTGGGGCACAGATCTGACTACAGATTACGTTCTGTTTAATTCAGTTTATACCACCTGATTTAATCAAAAATGTATTTGAATATTAAATTCAAATTATTTAAAACGTTGCTGAATAACCTGTTTAAAAATTACTAAAAAATGAAGTGCCTTATTCAGATTAAAATTTTTTGTCTGGTTCTTTTTTCCGGTATTCTTAATGGCCAAACACTCAGTACTGACCTCGTGAATTTTGGAGAAGTGGAAACAGGAGCGCCTGATAGTTTTGAAGTAGTGCTCACCAACAATACTTCCGATGACCTTGACGTGCAGCGTCTGATCAGTTTACAACTGGAATTTCAGGTGATGGATACCGCGCTGACGATTACTCCCTCAGATAATTATAGCTTTTGGATCCGGTTCGCCCCGCGCCATAATATCTCATACAACTCCGAGATTATACTGGACCTGGCAGGGCCGCACGGCACCTTGCCGGTGGACGTTCGCGGAGTGGGTAAATATCCCGGCACTTACTACAGCAGCACGCAGAACCTTTCAGAGGAACCATTGAAGAGTGCATTGAAAACGCTGATTTCTGGCCATACATCCTTCAGCTACAATGTGGCGAGGGATAAGATGTATATGGAAATTGACAATCAGCGGGTAAACGGCCAGGGAGCCAGCAGTAATACGCTGGAATGCGTGTATACCGGGCGATTGGCTGTGGGCTATAACAACCGCATAGATGCCCAGAATAATTACAACTTTAATACGGAGCATACCTTTCCCCAGAGCCTTTTCAACAGCCAGGAACCGATGCGGACTGACCTGTTCCACTTATTCCCCACGGATGTTGGCGCGAATTCAGAGCGCGGCAACAAGCCCTTTGGCAACGTAAGCAATCCTTCCTGGAATGTGGGCGGATCGCAAAGCAACAGCACTGCGTTTGAACCGAGAGACGAGCAGAAAGGCGCTTCTGCACGGGCATTGTTTTATTTTGTCATTAGATACCAGGACTACAGCAATTTTGTGCAACCGCAGGAAACCGTGCTGCGCGAGTGGGCAGCCAGCTTTCCACCGGATGAAGCGGAAAAACAGCGCAACGAGGATATTTTTACTGAGCAGAAAAACCGGAATCCGTTCATAGATCATCCTGAATTTCTGAAGCGAATTCAGCGGATTTCCGGGACTTCCACCGCACCGGTTGTGATAGAAGCATTGCCAGCCGAAGACACCATTGATCTTGGGGGAGTGCTGGTGGACTCAACGGCTCCGTATCGGTTTCACCTTTATGCCGGTGGAAACAGCGACCTCACCATCAGCAACGCGCAGTTTGATCAGCCGGGCTTTACGATGTTGTCCTCTGCAGGCTCCATTTCGCCCGGAGAGGTTGGCGTTTTCGTTTTTCACTATACTCCAACTGTAAACGGGCAAATAAACGCGACACTGACCCTTACCACCAGCGATCCCGATAATTCTGCGCTGGATATACCAGTAACCGGACTTGCCGTGATGACGGGCGTTGCAGACAAGAAACACGGGCAGCCGGCCATTTCAATTTCTCAAAGACAATTGAGTATTTCAATGCCTGATGCTGCAGAAACGAAAATTGAGATATTTGATCTTTCAGGAAAAATAATTTTTAATTCTACATTTAATCAGTCGTCTATTAATAGTCCTTTCCCCTTTTCAAGCGGAATTTATTTTTACAGGGCCATCCGGGATCAAAGGATATTTACCGGTAAAATCATTGCGCATTAAGTTTCTAGAAGCTATAAAACCATTGCCGTTGCTCCTCGCAGACAGTATTTTATGGCAGCAGGTAAGTTTCCCAGTTAGCGCGCGTTTAGCGACAGCCTAACGCATGCTCCCGGTGAGCCTGCCATTACAAATTACCAGAAACAACAAATTTCCCCTCAGCATTTAAAACTGGTAATGGATGCCGGCCTTTACTCCTGCGCTTCCATTCCGGGAGGAATTGTAATTACCGCTCAGGTTGGGGATGCGCCACTCGCCATCATTAATATCCACGAATCCATAAGTAAACCGCAATCCGATGGTGGCATACAAATTCAGGAAAAGATCGAAATCTACGCCTGTACCCAGAACGAGCGCTACATCGGTATTTTCA is a genomic window containing:
- the argJ gene encoding bifunctional glutamate N-acetyltransferase/amino-acid acetyltransferase ArgJ, with protein sequence MMIKNLTNVRGIKCWGSHTGVKSLRRDLALIYSEVPASAAAVFTQNKVPAEPIKISRENIKTGIAQAIVVNAGNANACTGKQGYEGAKAMVKTAAEMLNIKETSVLVASTGIIGEPFPTENIVEGIRDIVFKLSNKSNAGSFAANAILTTDTFAKEGFLEFEVDGREINMAGIAKGSGMIHPNMATMLAFIVTDIAISPALLQKAVKDTVDETFNMITVDGDTSTSDMVVVLANGMAENEVIESEGDDNYTIFLRKLREMMQHLAKLIISDGEGASKLITYHVVNAPEKIIARKICRAISSSALVKTAMFGRDPNWGRIVCAAGNAEVPFDYEEVDLYMGDEKKLIQVLALGTPLDYDRNYMKKLLRESHIYVKLDLHNGDASATAWGTDLTTDYVLFNSVYTT
- a CDS encoding endonuclease is translated as MKCLIQIKIFCLVLFSGILNGQTLSTDLVNFGEVETGAPDSFEVVLTNNTSDDLDVQRLISLQLEFQVMDTALTITPSDNYSFWIRFAPRHNISYNSEIILDLAGPHGTLPVDVRGVGKYPGTYYSSTQNLSEEPLKSALKTLISGHTSFSYNVARDKMYMEIDNQRVNGQGASSNTLECVYTGRLAVGYNNRIDAQNNYNFNTEHTFPQSLFNSQEPMRTDLFHLFPTDVGANSERGNKPFGNVSNPSWNVGGSQSNSTAFEPRDEQKGASARALFYFVIRYQDYSNFVQPQETVLREWAASFPPDEAEKQRNEDIFTEQKNRNPFIDHPEFLKRIQRISGTSTAPVVIEALPAEDTIDLGGVLVDSTAPYRFHLYAGGNSDLTISNAQFDQPGFTMLSSAGSISPGEVGVFVFHYTPTVNGQINATLTLTTSDPDNSALDIPVTGLAVMTGVADKKHGQPAISISQRQLSISMPDAAETKIEIFDLSGKIIFNSTFNQSSINSPFPFSSGIYFYRAIRDQRIFTGKIIAH